A DNA window from Paenibacillus andongensis contains the following coding sequences:
- a CDS encoding DHH family phosphoesterase: protein MYHLYTHNDLDGVGCGIIARLAFGEKVEIRYNSVGGLNLQVKRFLEKSRKKSYLFITDLSVDETNEQGLNEFAKSGGKVKLIDHHKTSLHLNKYSWGMVQIAYEDGKLASATSLFYEYLIQNGLLKPMKGLDEFVELVRQYDTWEWEQNEYMKAKRLNDLFYLISIEEFEEKMVARIQQSENFAFDPFEEKILDMEEEKIERYVRRKKREIIHSRINDHHVGIVHAESYHSELGNDLGKENPHLDYIAIMNMGGKKISFRTIHDHIDVSEIAGLYGGGGHAKASGCSMTEEAYQWYVAKPFPMEPIRADANKNTFNTKNSVYGSLYENRNEQQVFIFPSGGKWEVDVDGALSNQHFSTFEEAERYVKRDYAAWLVRDETYVAFLMEHMAARKTKTLEGSSV from the coding sequence TTGTATCATTTGTATACTCATAATGATCTGGATGGAGTAGGTTGCGGTATAATAGCTCGATTAGCATTCGGGGAAAAGGTAGAAATTCGATATAACTCTGTCGGAGGGTTGAATCTACAAGTAAAGCGCTTTTTAGAAAAATCAAGAAAAAAGAGCTATTTGTTTATCACCGACTTATCCGTGGATGAAACGAATGAACAAGGACTTAACGAGTTTGCGAAATCGGGTGGGAAAGTAAAACTTATTGATCATCATAAAACCTCACTTCATTTAAACAAATATTCGTGGGGAATGGTTCAGATCGCGTATGAAGATGGAAAACTCGCTTCTGCAACTTCTCTATTCTATGAGTATCTGATCCAGAACGGATTGTTGAAGCCGATGAAGGGATTAGATGAATTCGTCGAATTGGTCCGTCAGTATGATACTTGGGAATGGGAACAGAATGAATACATGAAGGCCAAGCGATTAAACGATCTCTTTTATTTAATTTCCATCGAAGAATTTGAGGAAAAAATGGTAGCTCGCATTCAGCAAAGTGAGAACTTTGCATTCGATCCCTTTGAAGAAAAAATTTTGGATATGGAAGAAGAAAAAATCGAACGCTATGTGCGCAGAAAAAAGAGAGAAATCATCCACTCCCGTATTAATGATCATCATGTAGGCATCGTTCATGCGGAATCCTATCATTCTGAACTTGGAAACGATCTAGGCAAAGAAAATCCTCATCTGGATTATATCGCAATCATGAATATGGGCGGTAAGAAGATAAGCTTTCGAACGATTCACGATCACATCGATGTCTCGGAAATTGCGGGTCTTTATGGAGGAGGGGGCCATGCTAAAGCTTCCGGTTGCTCAATGACAGAAGAAGCTTATCAGTGGTATGTAGCAAAGCCATTTCCGATGGAGCCCATTCGCGCGGATGCGAATAAAAATACATTTAACACGAAAAATTCTGTTTATGGATCCCTTTATGAGAATAGAAATGAACAACAAGTGTTTATTTTTCCTTCAGGAGGCAAGTGGGAAGTCGATGTGGATGGGGCCCTATCCAACCAACATTTTAGTACTTTCGAAGAGGCGGAACGTTATGTCAAAAGAGATTATGCAGCTTGGTTAGTTCGGGACGAAACGTATGTTGCCTTCCTAATGGAGCATATGGCGGCAAGAAAAACAAAAACCCTCGAGGGTAGTTCAGTATGA